A genomic region of Arvicola amphibius chromosome X, mArvAmp1.2, whole genome shotgun sequence contains the following coding sequences:
- the LOC119805232 gene encoding mortality factor 4-like protein 2 → MGVELKLPDELKPFLVKDWELINKHKQLFQLPAEKNVDTILAEYVTFVKSQRKADNREYSVDELVYGIREYFNRMLGTQLLCQFEKAQFAEIHLAYPHIPMSQLYGAPHLLRLFTQIGTVLTHSLLSRHSLMRVAGYLHDFLKYLAENSTSLFSASNYKVASAEYCCQAL, encoded by the coding sequence ATGGGAGTTGAATTGAAGTTGCCTGATGAACTTAAGCCATTTCTTGTTAAGGACTGGGAACTGATAAACAAGCATAAGCAGTTATTCCAACTccctgctgagaagaatgtagaTACTATTCTCGCGGAGTATGTCACTTTTGTGAAATCACAGAGAAAGGCTGATAATAGGGAATATTCTGTTGATGAACTTGTATATGGAATAAGAGAGTACTTCAACAGGATGCTGGGCACCCAGCTGCTCTGCCAGTTTGAAAAGGCCCAGTTTGCCGAAATCCACCTGGCTTATCCTCATATTCCAATGTCTCAGCTTTATGGGGCTCCACACCTCCTACGATTATTTACTCAAATTGGGACTGTATTAACTCATTCCCTCCTTAGTAGGCATAGTCTTATGCGAGTGGCTGGGTATCTGCACGATttccttaaatacctagctgaGAATTCCACTTCTCTGTTCAGTGCCAGCAATTACAAAGTGGCTTCTGCTGAGTATTGTTGCCAAGCCCTGTGA